A genome region from Thalassococcus arenae includes the following:
- a CDS encoding LolA family protein: MLRTLIAAALTTVALALPAQAQKLSLNEISGYLNGLQSAKGQFTQINADGTISTGTIFIKRPGKVRFDYNPPEMALVLASAGSVYILDRKLGAEPETYPLSRTPLSIILDRNVDLGRAGMVTGHSYDGTATIVTARDPERPEYGTIQLKFTGDPVELRQWVITDGDGTETTVVLGAFDKSPLANRIFLIDPELEKLRR; the protein is encoded by the coding sequence ATGCTCCGCACCCTGATCGCCGCAGCCCTGACCACCGTCGCGCTGGCCTTGCCCGCGCAGGCGCAAAAATTGTCGTTGAACGAGATCTCGGGCTATCTGAACGGCCTGCAATCGGCCAAGGGTCAGTTCACCCAGATCAACGCCGATGGCACGATTTCCACCGGCACGATCTTCATCAAGCGACCCGGCAAGGTCCGGTTCGACTACAACCCGCCGGAAATGGCATTGGTGCTGGCCTCGGCCGGGTCGGTCTACATCCTTGACCGCAAGCTGGGGGCCGAGCCGGAAACCTACCCGCTGAGCCGCACGCCGCTGTCGATCATCCTGGACCGCAACGTCGACCTGGGCCGTGCCGGGATGGTCACCGGCCACAGCTATGACGGCACCGCCACCATCGTCACCGCCCGCGATCCGGAACGCCCCGAATACGGCACGATCCAGCTCAAGTTCACCGGCGATCCGGTAGAGTTGCGGCAATGGGTCATCACCGATGGCGACGGTACGGAAACGACGGTGGTGCTGGGCGCCTTCGACAAGTCGCCGCTGGCCAACCGGATCTTCCTGATCGATCCCGAACTGGAAAAACTGCGCCGCTGA